Proteins encoded by one window of Enterobacter hormaechei subsp. xiangfangensis:
- the queF gene encoding NADPH-dependent 7-cyano-7-deazaguanine reductase QueF (Catalyzes the NADPH-dependent reduction of 7-cyano-7-deazaguanine (preQ0) to 7-aminomethyl-7-deazaguanine (preQ1) in queuosine biosynthesis), which translates to MSYENHQALTGLTLGKSTDYRDTYDASLLQGVPRSLNRDPLGLHADALPFVGGDIWTLYELSWLNARGLPQVAVGHVELDYASVNLVESKSFKLYLNSFNQTKFNSWDEVQQTLERDLSACAQGNVTVSLYRLHELEGQPIAHFHGTCIDGQDIEVESYEFSSDYLENAAGGKVVNETLVSHLLKSNCLITYQPDWGSVQIQYRGPQIDREKLLRYLVSFRHHNEFHEQCVERIFNDIQRFCQPEKLSVYARYTRRGGLDINPWRTNTDFVPATGRLVRQ; encoded by the coding sequence ATGTCTTACGAAAATCATCAGGCGTTAACGGGCTTAACGCTGGGAAAATCGACCGATTACCGCGACACCTACGATGCAAGCCTGTTGCAGGGCGTGCCGCGCAGTCTGAACCGCGATCCGCTCGGGCTGCACGCTGACGCGCTGCCGTTTGTCGGCGGCGACATCTGGACGCTGTACGAACTCTCCTGGCTGAATGCGCGCGGTCTGCCGCAGGTGGCCGTGGGCCACGTTGAGCTGGATTACGCCAGCGTAAACCTGGTCGAATCCAAGAGCTTTAAGCTCTATCTCAACAGCTTTAACCAGACCAAATTTAACAGCTGGGACGAGGTGCAACAGACGCTTGAACGTGATTTAAGCGCGTGCGCGCAGGGGAACGTAACCGTCTCGTTATACCGTCTGCATGAGCTGGAAGGTCAGCCCATCGCCCATTTCCACGGCACCTGCATCGACGGTCAGGACATTGAGGTGGAAAGCTATGAATTTAGCAGCGACTACCTGGAAAACGCGGCGGGCGGAAAAGTGGTCAACGAGACGCTGGTTAGCCATCTGCTGAAATCCAACTGCCTTATCACCTATCAGCCGGACTGGGGCTCGGTACAGATCCAGTACCGCGGCCCGCAGATTGACCGTGAAAAGCTGCTGCGTTACCTGGTGTCATTCCGTCATCACAACGAATTCCACGAGCAGTGCGTGGAGCGCATCTTCAACGACATCCAGCGTTTCTGCCAGCCCGAAAAGTTGAGCGTTTACGCCCGCTACACCCGTCGCGGCGGTCTGGATATCAACCCGTGGCGCACCAATACCGATTTTGTGCCTGCCACCGGACGACTTGTGCGCCAGTAA
- the ppnN gene encoding nucleotide 5'-monophosphate nucleosidase PpnN yields MITHISPLGSMDMLSQLEVDMLKRTASSDLYQLFRNCSLAVLNSGSLTDNSKELLSRFESFDINVLRRERGVKLEVINPPEDAFVDGRIIRSLQANLFAVLRDILFVNGQISNAGRFQHLDLESSVHITNLVFSILRNARALHVGEAPNMVVCWGGHSINETEYLYARRVGTQLGLRELNICTGCGPGAMEAPMKGAAVGHAQQRYKEGRFIGMTEPSIIAAEPPNPLVNELIIMPDIEKRLEAFVRIAHGIIIFPGGVGTAEELLYLLGILMNPANKDQVLPLILTGPKESADYFRVLDEFIVHTLGEDARRHYRIIIDDAAEVARQMKKAMPLVKENRRDTGDAYSFNWSIRIAPDLQIPFEPSHENMANLKLYPDQPVEVLAADLRRAFSGIVAGNVKEVGIRAIEEFGPYKIHGDPEMMRRMDDMLQGFVAQHRMKLPGSAYIPCYEIIK; encoded by the coding sequence TTGATTACACATATTAGCCCGCTTGGCTCTATGGATATGTTGTCGCAACTGGAAGTGGACATGCTTAAACGCACCGCCAGTAGCGACCTTTATCAACTGTTTCGTAACTGTTCACTTGCCGTACTGAACTCCGGAAGCCTGACCGACAACAGTAAAGAGCTGCTGTCCCGCTTCGAAAGTTTTGATATCAACGTGCTGCGCCGCGAGCGCGGGGTGAAGCTCGAAGTGATCAACCCGCCGGAAGACGCTTTTGTCGACGGGCGTATTATTCGCTCACTTCAGGCCAACCTGTTTGCCGTGCTGCGCGACATTCTGTTTGTTAACGGACAGATTAGCAATGCCGGACGTTTCCAGCATCTTGACCTGGAAAGTTCCGTTCATATCACCAACCTGGTCTTCTCCATTCTGCGTAACGCCCGTGCCCTGCACGTGGGCGAAGCGCCGAACATGGTCGTCTGCTGGGGCGGTCACTCCATTAACGAAACCGAATACCTGTATGCCCGCCGCGTAGGGACGCAGCTCGGCCTGCGCGAACTGAATATCTGTACCGGTTGCGGTCCTGGCGCGATGGAAGCGCCGATGAAAGGCGCGGCAGTAGGACACGCACAGCAACGCTATAAAGAAGGCCGTTTTATCGGCATGACCGAGCCATCGATCATCGCCGCTGAGCCGCCTAACCCGCTGGTTAACGAACTGATTATTATGCCGGATATCGAAAAACGTCTTGAGGCGTTTGTCCGTATCGCGCACGGCATCATCATCTTCCCGGGCGGCGTAGGCACGGCGGAAGAGCTGCTTTATCTGCTGGGGATCCTGATGAACCCGGCTAACAAAGATCAGGTTCTGCCGCTGATCCTGACCGGCCCGAAAGAGAGCGCCGACTACTTCCGCGTGCTGGACGAGTTTATCGTGCATACGTTGGGCGAAGATGCGCGCCGTCACTACCGCATTATTATTGACGATGCCGCAGAAGTGGCCCGTCAGATGAAAAAAGCGATGCCGCTGGTGAAAGAGAATCGTCGTGATACCGGGGATGCCTACAGTTTTAACTGGTCCATCCGTATCGCACCGGATCTTCAGATACCCTTCGAGCCGTCGCATGAGAACATGGCGAACCTCAAACTCTATCCGGATCAGCCGGTGGAAGTGCTGGCTGCCGACCTGCGTCGCGCCTTCTCTGGCATCGTGGCGGGGAACGTGAAAGAGGTAGGGATCCGCGCAATTGAAGAGTTCGGGCCGTATAAGATCCACGGTGACCCGGAGATGATGCGCCGCATGGATGACATGTTGCAGGGCTTTGTCGCTCAGCACCGCATGAAGCTTCCAGGCTCTGCCTATATTCCGTGTTACGAAATCATCAAGTAA
- a CDS encoding HAAAP family serine/threonine permease codes for METTQTSTVASIESRSGWRKTDTMWMLGLYGTAIGAGVLFLPINAGVGGMIPLIIMALIAFPMTFFAHRGLTRFVLSGKNPGEDITEVVEEHFGVGAGKLITLLYFFAIYPILLVYSVAITNTVESFMMHQLQMTPPPRAILSLILIVGMMTIVRFGEQMIVKAMSVLVFPFVAALMVLALYLIPQWNGAALETLSLSSASTTGNGLLLTLWLAIPVMVFSFNHSPIISSFAVAKREEYGNGAEKKCSSILARAHIMMVLTVMFFVFSCVLSLSPADLAAAKEQNISILSYLANHFNAPLIAWMAPIIAIIAITKSFLGHYLGAREGFNGMVIKSLRGKGKTIEINRLNKITALFMLVTTWAVATLNPSILGMIETLGGPIIAMILFLMPMYAIQKVPAMRKYSGHISNVFVVVMGLIAISAIFYSLFS; via the coding sequence ATGGAAACCACTCAAACCAGCACCGTTGCTTCGATTGAATCCCGAAGCGGTTGGCGCAAAACGGATACCATGTGGATGCTTGGCCTGTACGGCACAGCAATCGGCGCTGGTGTACTGTTCCTTCCTATCAACGCAGGTGTCGGCGGTATGATCCCGCTGATCATCATGGCCCTCATCGCTTTCCCGATGACCTTCTTTGCACACCGCGGCCTGACCCGCTTCGTGCTGTCCGGTAAAAATCCGGGCGAAGACATCACTGAAGTCGTTGAAGAACACTTCGGCGTCGGCGCAGGTAAGCTGATTACCCTGCTCTACTTCTTCGCGATTTACCCGATTCTGCTGGTGTACAGCGTTGCTATCACCAACACCGTTGAAAGCTTTATGATGCACCAGCTTCAGATGACCCCGCCGCCGCGTGCGATTCTGTCCCTGATCCTGATCGTCGGTATGATGACCATCGTGCGCTTCGGCGAGCAGATGATTGTGAAAGCGATGAGCGTGCTGGTGTTCCCGTTTGTTGCGGCTCTGATGGTGCTGGCTCTGTACCTGATCCCACAGTGGAACGGCGCTGCGCTGGAAACCCTGTCTCTGAGCAGCGCATCCACGACCGGCAACGGTCTGCTGCTGACCCTGTGGCTGGCGATCCCGGTGATGGTATTCTCCTTCAACCACTCGCCAATCATCTCTTCCTTCGCAGTAGCGAAGCGTGAAGAGTACGGCAATGGCGCAGAGAAGAAGTGCTCCAGCATCCTGGCTCGCGCGCACATCATGATGGTACTGACCGTAATGTTCTTCGTGTTCAGCTGCGTGCTGAGCCTCTCCCCGGCGGATCTGGCGGCGGCGAAAGAGCAGAACATCTCTATTCTGTCTTACCTGGCAAACCACTTTAACGCACCGCTGATTGCGTGGATGGCGCCGATCATCGCGATTATCGCCATCACCAAATCCTTCCTGGGCCACTACCTGGGCGCACGTGAAGGCTTCAACGGCATGGTGATTAAATCTCTGCGTGGTAAAGGCAAGACCATTGAAATCAACCGTCTGAACAAAATCACTGCACTGTTCATGCTGGTGACCACCTGGGCGGTAGCCACCCTGAACCCAAGCATTCTGGGCATGATTGAAACCTTGGGCGGCCCGATTATCGCGATGATCCTGTTCCTGATGCCGATGTACGCGATTCAGAAAGTGCCTGCGATGCGCAAATACAGCGGCCATATCAGCAACGTGTTCGTTGTTGTGATGGGCCTGATTGCCATCTCCGCTATTTTCTACTCGCTGTTCAGCTAA